The Lentimicrobium sp. L6 nucleotide sequence CTAGTCTAATACCGCTGGTACTTACTTTTCCTATTCCTACATTTGAAGATGCTCCTGAATTATAACTTATACCATTACTTTCGGTGAGCCATGGTGAAGGGTCTCCTCCACTACCTCCAGTACTTGGTGCGGCCCAATAGGCTGTTCCAAAACTACCATAGGTTAAAACATCTCCTGTACTTCCTCCTGGTAAAATTAAACCTGTTGCAGAAATTGTACCGCTTACATCTAATTTGGAATTCGGTCTACTTGTTCCAATCCCAACATTTCCGGCATCGTAATATAAATCTGCTTTATTGGCAAGTGTCCAGTAAGTTGAAGTGGTTTTGCTATTCTTATTATTTGAATTATTCAACTCTAGTTTGTTTTCTTCTTTTTTTATATCTGTTTGCGCAGAAACAGATGAAACCATAAATGCTATTATAATAGCATACCATAAATACTTTTTCATGAATGAAAAGAAATTATAAGAAAGCACAAAGAATCTACTTTTTTTATTCTCAATGACTTTCTTTCACCAATAACAAAGCTTAATTGCTATCAGCATATATTATTACTACTTTTGTAGCTTATTCGGCCCGTTTCTGAGTTTACTCCGGATTTGTTGCGAAAATGGTGAGAGCTAAGGACGGGCTGATTGTTTCTTTTTTATCATAAAAAAATATACCAAATAAGCGAAACAATGGCCGCCAGCCAGCTAAGTAAATTCGTTTTCCTCCAGTTGAAAAATCCTATTATTGCTTTGTAGAATACCACACATAAACCTAGTCTCTCACAAAGAAATTAAAAATACTAAACTGTATATATTCTCAATATGTATATATAAGGGGGGGGTGCCAAATATTTTGACAATCTGCCTTATATAATTCTTTATTAGGCTTTTGTGTGTTTTTCATGCGATAATTTTGTAAGTGATTTCGACAAATATAGTAATATTCTTTATATACTTATATTTATTTTGAAAAAAATGATTAAAATGAAATATTAAAGGAGGGTTATATGTATTAATACTCTTTTTAAGGTTTTCGTACCCTTTTTTTTTGAGATTTTTTACAATTCTTCTTAATCTTGAAGAAAACATCTCTATTATATCTTTTTTTACAATTCAGCCTAGGCTAATTTCATACTTTTGAAATTATCTTTGTGAACAATAAAAGAAATCGGATGGACACAGTTAGATTAAAACAAGACTTACATCAATTAATTGATACTATTAGTGATACTCATATTCTTCAAGAGTTTTATTCTATCATTAGTGATTATTCAAAAAGCAATAATAAAACAGACATCCTTGACGAACTAACTGAGCAACAAAAGCTTATTCTAAACGATTCGCTTGATCAATACAAAAGCAATGAAACCCTAGAGAACGAACAAGTTAAAGCCAATACGAAAAAATGGCTAGAAGAATAATCTGGACAAAAGACACAAGCTCCTTAGCTCGAATTTGCAATGAGGAGTGTATATAGAAAATAATAATCTATAGTTTATAAGTTTTATCTTTATCTAACATCATACAAAAGTAACAAATAGCTGTGAGTATTATACGCACTCGTAAAACATTTCCGAGCGAGCTAGACTTCCTAAGCATCTGTATTTTTGTACTATAAAAATGATGTTCCTATCAAAATATACATCTATTTTTTTTGTGAACATTTGAGTTTCTGGGGAGAGATTATAGAAAAAGCTGTACCACGAAGGAGCTCAAAGAAGACACAAAACCCACAAAATGAACAAAATAACAATTCTTCCTTTGTGTATTTTGTGACTCCTTGGTATTTTTTGTGCTATAACTCATAAGAAACAAGATGCGTTTGCCCTGTGATAAAGACCATTTCATTATATAATCAGTATAATTAGTGCTTGCCAGAAAACGCCAATTTCTTCGTTACTCTTGTTTTGAAAATAGTTATTTACAAAAGTAAACGCCTGATTTTCAAAACTGCGAAAGCCTCGAACTTGACGCCTTCTGACTAAGCATTCCAAAAATCAGCAGTTTTCTTGCTGACACTAATTATTTCTATTATGGATTTTTTACAATTCAAGCTATACAGGAATGTTTATTTTTGCGGATTCAATTCAACAAAACATCAAATAGCAAATAATATGTCCAAAGCAAAAACTTTAGATAGAAACCAAATAGACGCCAAATACAAATGGGATTTCACTCACATCTATTCCGACTGGAATGCATGGGAAGAAGATTTCAAAAACATCAAAACTCAAACTGAAGAACTCACCCAATTTAAAGGAAAGCTCAAACTAGGAGCAGACTCTTTACTAAGCGCTTTTGTATTGATGGATGAAATTGAAAAAATCCTCTATAAAGTTTATGCTTATCCTGCTTTGCAAAAAAGCACCGACAATAGCAATAATGAGGTCTTGGGGAAAATGCAAGAAGTAAGCATGTTCCTTGCTGATTTCAATACCGCTACCTCTTGGGTAACTCCAGAAATTATGGAGATTCCAGAGGAGGAGTGTAAAAAATGGCTGGACGAGAACGAAACACTACAAGTCTACAGGTTCAATTTAGAGAAAACCTACCGAAGAAAAGCCCATATCCTTTCCGAAGAAATGGAAAAGCTCCTCTCCTATTTTTCTAGTCCATCAGGAACAGCAGCCAATACCTATACCATGCTCACCACTGCCGATGTGAAATTCCCCGAAATAGAATTAAAAAATGGAGAAAAGACCAAGCTTACTCATGGAAACTATTCGGAAATATTAAATACTTCTAGAGTTCGAGAAGACAGAAAGTTGGCAGCCGAGAATTTCTATCCTTTGTATAGCGATATCAAAAATACCATTGCTGCTATTTATAAAGGCATTTGCGATAAAGATGTGGCTTTTGCCCGAAGCCGTAAATTCAAGAGTAGTTTAGAAGCCAAATTGGATAGCAATAATATTCCTTTGGAAGTTTATGCTAACCTGGTAAAAACGGTTGGAGAAAACACTCAAGCATTACAGAAATATCACAAGCTACGTGCAGAGCATATGGATTTATTGGGTGACTATCACGCCTATGATTCTCGTTTAACTCTAGTGGAGCACGATAAAAAATACGATTTTGAGGAGGCCAAGAAACTAGTTTTAGAGTCGGTTAAACCATTGGGAGTAGATTATGAAAATAAGTTTAATAAGGCTTTAGAAAACGGGTGGATAGATGTTTACGAGAACGAAGGAAAGTCATCCGGAGCTTATAGTATGGGAGTTTATGGCGTTCATCCATTTATTCTGATGAATTATAATGGAACCCAAGATCATGTATTTACCTTGGCTCACGAACTGGGCCATAGCCTACACACCATGCTCTCAGAAGAAAACCAGCCTTTCAATATTCATGAATACACCATTTTTGTAGCCGAAGTAGCCAGTACTTTCAACGAAAGACTCCTCTTGGATTTAATGCTGGAACGCAGCACCGATCCTTTGGAGAAAGCAGCTTTACTACAACAAAGCATAGAAAATATCATTGGTACTTTCTTTATCCAAACTATGTTTGCTGATTTTGAATGGCAAGCCCATCAGATGATAGAAAACAACCAAGCCATGACAGCCGATAGCCTTACTAAGCTTTGCGAGACTTTAGATGAGAAGTATTATGGAACTGAAGTTTTTACCCGTGACCAAAAGAATATTTTCTGGGCTCGCATCCCTCACTTCTATCGCTCTCCTTTCTATGTTTACCAATACGCCACCAGCTTTGCTGCTTCTGCTAGTTTATATCAACAGGTAAAACAAGGATTAGCCAAAGGCGATAAATCTAGTCTGGAGAATTATCTAAACCTCCTCAAATCGGGTGGAAATAATTATCCGGTAGAACAACTAAAAATAGCTGGAGCTGATTTAACACAAGAAGCTACTATAAAGGCTGTAATTGATGATTTAGGGGCTCAGGTTGCTGAATTGGAGGTATTGTTGAAAGGGTTAAAAAAAATAACAAATTCGCCACCAAGACACGAAGGCACCAGGAATTGAATACGAATTGGATTCTAGACTTTTTCCTTTGGTAATTTCTTTAATAAAGATAAGAAAGGGAAGCCTTCACGAAGGTGAATGATTCCCTTTCTCTAAGGCTTCCCTTTACCTATCCAGTTCCATATAAAATCTACTTCTTCATCTCAACAGCCAAATCAGCACCCAATCGAGCATTATTATAAACCAGCTGAATATTAGATTCTAGGCTTTTTCCTTTGGTGATTTCTTTGATATAAGACAATAAGAATGGAGTAATGTCTTTACCTTTTACATTTTGCTTATCAGCTTCTTGTAATGCAGTTTCGATGGCTTCAGTAATCAGGTTATAATCCATGGCATACTCTTCTGGAATTGGATTTGCTATCACCACTCCACCTTGAAGATTCAAGGCAAATTTGGTATTGACAATGCTTGCCAATTCTTTAGCCGAATCGGAACGATGTAATAAATCAAAACCACTCTGACGGGTATAAAAAGCAGGCAATTCATCGGTTTGATAACCAATAACTGGGACTCCTTGGGTTTCTAAATATTCTAGTGTTAGCCCTAAATCTAAAATGGATTTGGCTCCCGCACAAACCACAGCTACATTGGTTTGAGAAAGCTCGGTTAAGTCGGCAGAAATATCAAAATTCTCTTCTGCTCCCCTATGCACTCCTCCAATTCCTCCAGTTACGAA carries:
- the pepF gene encoding oligoendopeptidase F produces the protein MSKAKTLDRNQIDAKYKWDFTHIYSDWNAWEEDFKNIKTQTEELTQFKGKLKLGADSLLSAFVLMDEIEKILYKVYAYPALQKSTDNSNNEVLGKMQEVSMFLADFNTATSWVTPEIMEIPEEECKKWLDENETLQVYRFNLEKTYRRKAHILSEEMEKLLSYFSSPSGTAANTYTMLTTADVKFPEIELKNGEKTKLTHGNYSEILNTSRVREDRKLAAENFYPLYSDIKNTIAAIYKGICDKDVAFARSRKFKSSLEAKLDSNNIPLEVYANLVKTVGENTQALQKYHKLRAEHMDLLGDYHAYDSRLTLVEHDKKYDFEEAKKLVLESVKPLGVDYENKFNKALENGWIDVYENEGKSSGAYSMGVYGVHPFILMNYNGTQDHVFTLAHELGHSLHTMLSEENQPFNIHEYTIFVAEVASTFNERLLLDLMLERSTDPLEKAALLQQSIENIIGTFFIQTMFADFEWQAHQMIENNQAMTADSLTKLCETLDEKYYGTEVFTRDQKNIFWARIPHFYRSPFYVYQYATSFAASASLYQQVKQGLAKGDKSSLENYLNLLKSGGNNYPVEQLKIAGADLTQEATIKAVIDDLGAQVAELEVLLKGLKKITNSPPRHEGTRN
- a CDS encoding pseudouridine-5'-phosphate glycosidase is translated as MIEQYLDIHPEIAEAIKNNKPVVALESTIISHGMPYPQNVETARRVESIIRERGAFPATICIIDGRLKVGLSEEELEFLGTAKDVAKVSRRDLPFIVAKKLNGATTVATTMIIAEMAGIEVFVTGGIGGVHRGAEENFDISADLTELSQTNVAVVCAGAKSILDLGLTLEYLETQGVPVIGYQTDELPAFYTRQSGFDLLHRSDSAKELASIVNTKFALNLQGGVVIANPIPEEYAMDYNLITEAIETALQEADKQNVKGKDITPFLLSYIKEITKGKSLESNIQLVYNNARLGADLAVEMKK